caagtggtaaacacgtatagatacggaaaagatctcgtcaggCTCTCggcgcgagctcgcgcgtctcagGGACCCGGGGGCATGCGGAGCGGTTGGCAGGAATGGTACCCGAAAGCCCTCGTCGAAGCCAGCGAAAGCTACTATCACGAAGCATATCTTGGAGATGAGCATTTACTTCGGGGGGAAGGCAGAGATAAACCTTGGAGTTAAGAAGAACTCAGCTTCAGCTTATTCAATCAAAGACGCCCCTCGACAAAGTCATTACCGCTCCAGTTGCTACTTtgcctcgtaagtgatttatttgtgtaattaagtttgtggctcattcatttgcactattacaaggccgctgcccgccggtgggttttggcagtcaacagtagctcattcatttgcactaacaattatcctcattatattctttgtgtacgctatacatttaattatgcagaatgaagaagctggaatacaaaagaggcaagctcgtaccgctggggttcatagacccaaacacggttcatgaagttacggttcgacggtaCCCCAATGACacggaggacaacatcgtaatgtttttagagaagcaagcggacaaagaggatatattctttccctacaacttcaagtgagtgttatatataacatacattatgcttgtgcaccttccactttattctcgtaatcattgagctatgcttgtgcggtttccactttattctcctaatcattgatcttcaccttggagtcgtaaacgtcatggactcgaaacgtaaagaatatgcggaatgggcggacatggctgccatcctccggaggtagtttcaatcaatttcgtattggcatcttcatctcgctctaattcgaagatatcatcaactaatcaattactcatttactcattattttttgccgggcagggcttggaaacggttcatcaatactgttccggtgaatggaaaccggagcttacatttagagattaccccgtaagtagtactatatatatagctatgtccgtgaaactttatatatgatatttactttcaatacgatgcttgattattagtttgatcgaactattttttcgtaaagtgtatgaggcaggaacaagggaataacttatgtggatactacgtccgcaccttcatgcgtgacatgtcctgtcccaagggtggggatgcccaaatacaccacactcgtgtacgataacaaattttcacaattaatcttaattagtaccatctattgtattgagttccattcatatattgatctccttttttaaatatagatgacacgcctgcgggacactcttataacagcggatcaaataaaagcaattcaagaggaaatcgcgggattctttattaccgaggtccttaccccgggtggagagcactatcggcggatcgtgacggggaacgaaatccgtcgaggacatgttgtattgtaaatatgcatgcattacgtgtacctgttgacgatgtcgtgtaccgttgacgatgtctatatatattcatgacgattttttgtggtttcttgaatgatatatatgcattgctgaaactctgccgtggcGGAGAAACGCCCTATTTctctcgccgcggcgagaaacgctggtacagcctaaacccgtgccgcggcagagaaatagaaattctctcgccgcggcagaggaacctaggcccggttcgtaccacgaaccgggaccaaaggccttccaccgcgagctccccggccgcaccacgtgtcgaggcctttaggcccggtttatctttgaaccgggactaaagggtaccccctttagtcccgcctagttggtcccggttcgggaaccgggtctaaaggcccaaatggaccgggcctattgccccgttttccactagtgcatcaTGATGTTTCTAATTTTCCTAATGCTGTTCTCGCCCATTTTTTATCTGTACTTTCAAGACTCTACATTGCAGCTGGAAGGTGCTACTGTGTACACAGGAAGGTGTGTGGAATCCAATCTTCAAATACATTGAAGAAGCAACCAACATGGTCATACAGCTGCTCAAACAGCTAGAAGATAAATATGAATACCTGATGCGGCAAGTCAAACAGTTTGTTAACTTGGAATCAAGGCTGTATCAACAAAAAGCTGGTGTGCAGTCTATAGTACCGATAGGGTCGTTTATAGCCAACTCGATTCTGTTGTTTGATCGCTTTGCAACACAAGTGTTATCACCGATGCTGGTCGGTTAGACTATATGTGTAATTTTGCGATGGTTCCGGTAATCATGTTTACTCTGCTGTCTCTGTCCTCTAAGGTTGTTATAAAGTGTTTTACAAAACATCCATCGATGCTGAAGACTGGGTTGTGGGCAAAGGCGTGACACTAAATTTGCTGCTCCGTTTGTAATTTCGTCTGCTTTATCCTAATTCAATTTTTACCGACAACTCTTTGTGAGCCTAAGAAATATATTATTATATTAGCAATTAATTTATATAATATTTATATAAAATAAATATCGTCATGAGcaccacggggtcgtgcgccaaggcgcacatctaaatctagtagtcTTAAAACTACAAGGCAAAGCTAGCACGAAAATAGAGGAGATACTTCATGTGGCTACAGAGGAGTCGGAGTGGCTACTATAATCCATACGAGATATCCCCGCTTCCTTGCCATAAAAAGGTATTTCCATGTTGTAACATGGTATTATGCATGGCCGGATCGTAGATTCTAGCTTCCCAATGCATGGAGTTCCACCAATCTACTTTTAGCCAATATTTGCGCTTTCCTGGGGTTGACAGAAATTGATCTGGAATGTTCAACTGGTTTCAAATATGTGATATACCCTCCTGAGGCATCAACGTCTCCTATTTTAAACTAGTACTCTGTAGTTAATATTTGAAAGTGGATGGTAATAAGTGTATTGTTAATATTATGTTAATGTTTTCTCTGATGTTAATCTATGGTTCCTCTTGCTCACAGTAAAAAAAAAAGGCCCCTCTTGCTGATTTGTTTTCTGGTATAGTACTATTAGATGCACTGCCTTTTTAAATGTTTCCTAGCTTCCTGATAAAGGTTTGATACACTGAGAAGATTTAGCCAGTCAGTTCGATTTGATCACATAGCCAAGAAAATATTTTTTCCTTCATAGCCGTAGCAACAGGATTTATGTGTGGAACCATTCGCGGTGATCCCAACGGAGGTGGTGTCTTTGAGTGATGAGGTTAGTAAGGCAGGTGCAGTGGCACCTGACGATCTCTTTGCAAAAGAGGTTTGTGACTTACTCATTAGTTTGGAGGCTGCTTGCCCGGGTTCTGGCAAAGAGATTGCTACCATCCTGACGGGGAAGGCGTCAAAGGATATAATCAAGAAAGTGAAGAAATCACTAAGAAGAAAATGCAAGTAGAGTGGCACGGCAAGGAAGGCGATGATGGCTGATTGACGAGTGATTCTCAATTTTTCGGGTACAGTGAGGTTTCTTTGGCATCGGGATGATCCATGTGCCGAGAGTATGTGATTGAAGCATGTGAGGAGACTTTTTGGTATGCGTAGAGTTCATGCTTTGGGTGTAGCCTGTGTGTTTGTTGTAACGGTTTTCGTCCGGTTTTCTCCAAAAAACTGGACACCCTCTTCTTTAATATATGAggcaaagtttttgcctcagtttaaaaaaaaaaagatggaggcAGCGTGCAGAAGCACTCATATCTATCTAATTTTATTTGAGACCGGATTTGTATCTATCAATCACGTGAATGAATTATATTTGAAGTTGAATAGCAGTTCCAAAAATATACAGCTGCTCAATTTTCGTAAGATGACGAATCAATGCTCATAGCCGACTTATAGATAAGATTTGTTGAGAGAAAACATAGAAATATACACTTTCTTTGCTGTATTGAGGGCTTGGCCGTGTAGTGGTGtacacacaacaacaacaaatgtGACATGTGGAACAAAAATAAGGTAACAACAAAAAACGAACTTATTAATAACTACATCTTATTCTGTTTCAAAACATGAATTAAGTAGGTGGAAACACTGTGGAATGACTTGCCACAGAATTGGCACATGcgtaaaataaattaaaacagTCCGGACCAAAGAGTTGGTTCGTCAAACATAACAATGGTTGAAAATGAGGTGGCGCGCAGCAAACACATTCGTAGATCACGGCCCTTAATTTGTAGCAGCAGCTAAGCCATCAGCATTTGGGTAGATCGGACGGTGGAGGCAGCATCTTTTGATTCGGCAGAGGCCCGTCGTCGACCATCCACGCCATGGACAGACCCCAGCTCAAGTGCACGTCGAAGTGGCAGTGCATCAGCCACACACCTGCCGCGGGAACACATAGATGCACATGCAATTAGTTAACCTTTGTCCTGACGGAGACAAGAAGAGTCGATGCAAGTCaaagattaccgggattgtcggcGAGGAAGCGCACGGCGACCCAGCCGGCGGTGGGCACGAGCTGACGGTGTTCCGCTTTTGTAATTCTTGCTGTTTGTTTGATCTATCCGCTTTTTAATCCCAAAAGCTCCAAAAGCAGAAGTAGAAGCTTAAACAAACGGGACCTTAGCCAGTCAGTTCGATTTGATCACATAGCCAAGAAAAGATTTTTTCCTTCATAGCCGTAGCAACACATATCTGTCTTCGTATCCGCCTTTTTTTTGCCATATATGTTATGCTTTGTGTTCAACATTGCAAATTAGGCTCATGTTAGGTAACTTACCAATGGAAAATAATGGAAGTAGCTGGCGAAGAAACACTAGCTGACATGTGACAGAGTTGCTACTATCGGTGGGGTTATTCTTATGTTGCCTAACTTCCATATTTTGTGGGTGAGCTCTAGCCCCAGAAAGACACCAAACAAACCCCCGCCACGCTATGTTGCTCTGTGATCTCTACTGATCTTTAAGGGCATGTACACTGCTGGTCGCTTATCCATGCGCTTGTAGCGAGAAAAGATGCTATTAAATTAGAAAGTGATTTAAGCGCTAGTGGCTTCTCAACATGAGGCGCTAAAACAGACGCAAAACTGTCTGCCAATTCACCTAGTACGGGAGTCAGAAAACCAATCGCTGGATGCTTTCTTTTGCGCGCTGGACGATTTCTTTTACGTCGACGCAACCAAGACGCTAGGATTGGAAAGCTGAACCGCTGATCGACCGGAAATTCAATCCTGGCGCACATGGCTTAGCgctcccattgtacatgccccaaTAGGTACAAATATATCATCTCATGGACCAAGAAGAATCTAAAAACCATATGAGCAATGCAACCCTGTCCAAATAAATATTTATACTATTGtataatttcaattttataaataAACTAGCCTTCGCAATGCCATGGAGGTTACCGCAAACGGTATCTCATAGGCGTGACGTGTCATCGCGTTGTCCCTTCCATGACATGACTTCTTCTGCATGTTGCCTTCACCACCCGCAACTGGAACAAAGAGATATATAGGTGCATCCGCATCCTAAGTCGCTAATTTATATATTTTTAGCGGGCCGCCCAGTTACATGTCTAGGACAAACTCCAGCGGATATCCACACTATATGCTACCCCTTTCTCCACAAGACTACCGATTTAAAACTACGCGTGCCATTAAGACAAAGGTAGACAAGCCAAGTGTACTACCCGTGATACTGGCATGGGCAAAAACATCGTTGAGTCTACTCTCCTGACCACGCTATATCAGAAATAGATGGAGGCGGCATGGAGAAGCACTCATATCTATCTAGTTTTATTTGAGACCAGATTTGTATTTATCAATCACGTGAATGAGTTATATTTGAAGTTGAATAGCCGTTCCAAAAATATACAGCTGCTCAATTTTCGTAAGATGACGAATCAATGCTCATAGCCGACTTATATATAAGATTTTTTGAGAGAAAACTTAGAAATATACACTTTCTTTGCTGTATTGAGGGCTTGGCCGCGTAGTGGTGtacacacaacaacaacaaatgtGACATGTGGAACAAAAATAAGGTAACAACAAAAAAACGAACTTAttaataactactccctccgtccattaatagatgtccagtggtttatctaaatttggatatatctatgtctaaaaaatgtctagatacattcaaatttagataaacttttgacatctaaaaatggacagaggtagtacatctTATTCTGTTTCAAAACAGGAATTAAGTAGGTGGAAACACTGTGGAATGACTTGCCACAGAATTGGCACATGTGTAAAATAAAGTCCGGACCAAAGAGTTGGTTCGTCAAACATAACAACGGTTGAAAATGAGGTGGCACGCAGCAACACATTCGCAGATCACGGCCCTTAATTTGTAGCAGCAGCTAGCCATCAGCATTTGGGTAGATCGGACGGTGGAGGCAGCATCTTTTGATTCGGCAGAGGACCGTCGCCGACCATCCACGCCATGGACAGACCCCAGCTCAAGTGCACGTCGAAGTGACAGTGCATCAACCACACACCTGGCGCAGAACCACGGATACAGAAAAAGCACATCAAGTTAGTTAAGCTTTGTCACGAGCGAGACAAGAGCCAGGAGTCGACGCAAGTCAAGCATGTGCCTAATATGGCATCAAAGATTACCGGGGTTGTCGGCGAGGAAGCGCACGGCGACCCAGCCGGCGGTGGGCACGCTGACGGTGTTCCGCTCGACGGGGTCGACGAGATTGTACTTAGTCGGATCGTTCACAGGATCGTAGTTGCCGAAGCCCTGCGCGACGACGAAGAAGTTGAAGCCGTGCATGTGAAGCGGGTGGCTCTCGGCGCCCTGGATGGCCGTGCCCTGCATCACCAGCTCcacggaggtattgaaggcgagcGGCACAACCCTCGTGCCGTGGGCGACGAAGGTGTTGTTGGGCGCGGTGCCGGTGTAATTGAACGGATGCGGCGGCGTCGTCGGGAAGTTGGCCATGAGCACGCCGGCGTAGCGCCTCCGGTAGTGCGCCTCGAGGAGCGCGGTGCTGGGCCGGACGAAGGAGTTGTTGTTGATGGACGCCGCGAACTTGGTGCCGTTGGGGCCCTGGCAGATCCGGTTGGGCGGGCACGGGTCCGTGCCGAGGCCAACGGTGAAGAGCACGTGCCGGTCCACCGCCCGTGGCACGCGCGCCGGGTACTGCGCGGTGGCCAGGCTCCGGAAGTTGCCGGAGAAGTTGGCGACGGCGTTGGTGTCGTTGTACCGCGGCAGGGCCGGGAGCGGGAGGGTTCGGGCGGAGGTCGGCCGTGTCGGGGCGTAGTACTCGAGGACTGCCGTGGCGGTGGTGTTGTCGAACGTGCCCTGGGTGTTGGTGTACGGGGCGACGGCCATGGCGAACGCCTGGGAGGCAGGGTTGGTGGAGGCGGTGAGCAGCACGTTCATGGTCTGCCCTGGCGAGATGACGAGCGTGGTGGCGGTGAAGGGCTTGACGTAGTTGGCGTCGGCCTCGACGACGGTGAGCGTGTGGTTGGCGATGGCGAAGAAGAGCTCGTTGTTGAGCGCCGCGTTGATCAGGCGGAGCATGTACGTTCTCCCGGGATGCACCTTGAGCTTGTACGTGTCTTCGAGCACACGAGCATTAGTTTTCGAAATCGTTAGTTTTCAGACATTTTCAGCAAAATAAAGAAATTAAATTTCTTCATTGTGCCGTGGGCTTCCAGGCTTTGACATACCTTTGGACGAGCAGTTGTAAGTTGGGCCAGGAAGCCCGTTGAAAGTGTATGCGTCGGAGACGTTTGGGCCAGCGCCAGTCTGAAGGGCCTGGTTGATCACCGTCTCCGTGTCCGCCTTGAACCACTCGCCTGCCATGCCATCATCCATGGCAGTCGACCCATAATCAAGCAAGTGCAGAACACACATGATCATCAAGACGGGGAGGCGATGGAGCTTGACGTACCGAACATGATGGGCACCTCCTTGTGCGGGCTCTGGAAAGGGTAGCCCTGGGAGCGGCTGGGGAGGATGAGGAGCGGGCCGTAGAGGTGCACGCGGAGCCAGGAGAAGTGGGCGTGCCACCACAGCGTGCCGCGCTGCCCGGCGACGGTGAAGTCGTACGTGTAGCTCTGCCCGGCCTGGATCGGGCACTGCGTGATGTACGACGGCCCGTCCGCCCACCCGTTCCGCAGTTGCCGGAGCCCGTGCCTGCACGCGCGTTACAGATCATATACAGAACCCTGTGCAGGCGTACGGCTAGCGATCGATGTATTC
This Lolium rigidum isolate FL_2022 unplaced genomic scaffold, APGP_CSIRO_Lrig_0.1 contig_49568_1, whole genome shotgun sequence DNA region includes the following protein-coding sequences:
- the LOC124681627 gene encoding putative laccase-5 isoform X2 → MGALRGRAAASACLFLALAVLLALPGLTAGITRHYTFNVRMTKVTRLCGSKSIPTVNGQFPGPKLVAREGDRLVVKVHNHINYNVSFHWHGLRQLRNGWADGPSYITQCPIQAGQSYTYDFTVAGQRGTLWWHAHFSWLRVHLYGPLLILPSRSQGYPFQSPHKEVPIMFGEWFKADTETVINQALQTGAGPNVSDAYTFNGLPGPTYNCSSKDTYKLKVHPGRTYMLRLINAALNNELFFAIANHTLTVVEADANYVKPFTATTLVISPGQTMNVLLTASTNPASQAFAMAVAPYTNTQGTFDNTTATAVLEYYAPTRPTSARTLPLPALPRYNDTNAVANFSGNFRSLATAQYPARVPRAVDRHVLFTVGLGTDPCPPNRICQGPNGTKFAASINNNSFVRPSTALLEAHYRRRYAGVLMANFPTTPPHPFNYTGTAPNNTFVAHGTRVVPLAFNTSVELVMQGTAIQGAESHPLHMHGFNFFVVAQGFGNYDPVNDPTKYNLVDPVERNTVSVPTAGWVAVRFLADNPGVWLMHCHFDVHLSWGLSMAWMVGDGPLPNQKMLPPPSDLPKC
- the LOC124681627 gene encoding putative laccase-5 isoform X1, which translates into the protein MGALRGRAAASACLFLALAVLLALPGLTAGITRHYTFNVRMTKVTRLCGSKSIPTVNGQFPGPKLVAREGDRLVVKVHNHINYNVSFHWHGLRQLRNGWADGPSYITQCPIQAGQSYTYDFTVAGQRGTLWWHAHFSWLRVHLYGPLLILPSRSQGYPFQSPHKEVPIMFGEWFKADTETVINQALQTGAGPNVSDAYTFNGLPGPTYNCSSKDTYKLKVHPGRTYMLRLINAALNNELFFAIANHTLTVVEADANYVKPFTATTLVISPGQTMNVLLTASTNPASQAFAMAVAPYTNTQGTFDNTTATAVLEYYAPTRPTSARTLPLPALPRYNDTNAVANFSGNFRSLATAQYPARVPRAVDRHVLFTVGLGTDPCPPNRICQGPNGTKFAASINNNSFVRPSTALLEAHYRRRYAGVLMANFPTTPPHPFNYTGTAPNNTFVAHGTRVVPLAFNTSVELVMQGTAIQGAESHPLHMHGFNFFVVAQGFGNYDPVNDPTKYNLVDPVERNTVSVPTAGWVAVRFLADNPGVWLMHCHFDVHLSWGLSMAWMVDDGPLPNQKMLPPPSDLPKC